A genomic region of Deinococcus humi contains the following coding sequences:
- a CDS encoding PAS domain-containing sensor histidine kinase, giving the protein MTPLPTHAPTLDLTELQAIIDSSADCIKVLDLNARVISMNAGGMDTMEITDFSVCQHLLWPTFWEGEARRQVELALEAARGGQTTTFEGPANTFAGTPKWWEVRVSPLRSPDGTVTRLLASSRDITARKVAEQQLIQAQHQLRNHAQTLEVRVGQRERALEAFVRFTTQVASTTDLHDIAMAASDIIRDAVGGATSGFYLVKGERAYPLVFSSNTPAEVRAARRAGVPLSMPLVADALAQRGTTFVGGEDGRLQSVGYASALSVTAYHHGDQPYALFATGTPRPEWTAQEQATIDSVGRGLGLALERELQARQLQERTAGLDAFVAFSEASSTTTDILALAREAVEVLETTLQVSVAYYELDGDLWKARVWSGAFAPEVVAVLTAGIGMDAPSYAEAVQTRQAVFVPGWSADDEGVENTEEFGAGAFYPCFAGESPRALLAMGTQRAGDWTPREEAVFKAVGRSLTLALERAAQTRELTVQRDALSVRTHELIAANEELDAFTYSASHDLRTPIRHVMGFADLARTALINNQPDKIARNLDIIQQGAIRMNGLIDGMLMLSRAGRQDFHPRMVALGPLIRQAQQDAQLEFPEQDIDVQVQAGVAVWGDETLLQQVMSNLISNAVKYSTGRDVSEVAVRVNETETEWMITVQDNGVGFDSEYSGKLFGIFQRLHTQDAFPGVGVGLATVRRIVLKHGGRVFADGKVGQGASFGLALPKPLA; this is encoded by the coding sequence ATGACCCCGCTTCCCACCCATGCCCCCACCCTGGACCTCACCGAGCTGCAGGCCATCATCGACAGCAGCGCCGACTGCATCAAGGTGCTCGACCTGAATGCGCGAGTGATCTCCATGAATGCTGGCGGCATGGACACCATGGAGATCACAGACTTCAGCGTCTGTCAGCATCTCTTGTGGCCAACGTTCTGGGAGGGCGAGGCGCGAAGGCAAGTCGAGCTGGCGCTGGAAGCCGCCCGCGGCGGGCAGACCACCACCTTTGAAGGCCCCGCCAACACGTTTGCCGGCACCCCAAAGTGGTGGGAAGTGCGCGTATCGCCGTTGCGATCGCCCGACGGCACCGTCACCCGGCTGCTGGCCAGCAGCCGCGACATCACCGCCCGCAAGGTGGCCGAACAGCAACTCATTCAGGCGCAACATCAGCTCAGAAATCATGCCCAGACGCTGGAAGTCCGTGTGGGGCAGCGTGAACGGGCCCTCGAAGCCTTTGTCCGCTTCACCACACAGGTGGCCAGCACCACCGATCTCCACGACATCGCCATGGCCGCCAGTGACATCATCCGCGACGCGGTTGGCGGGGCCACCAGCGGCTTTTACCTGGTCAAGGGGGAACGGGCGTACCCGCTGGTGTTCTCCAGCAACACGCCTGCAGAAGTGAGGGCGGCCCGGCGTGCCGGTGTTCCCCTGAGCATGCCCCTGGTGGCCGACGCCCTGGCGCAACGCGGGACGACGTTCGTGGGGGGCGAGGACGGCCGTCTGCAGTCGGTGGGTTACGCCAGCGCGCTGAGCGTTACGGCTTACCACCACGGCGATCAACCCTACGCGCTGTTCGCCACCGGAACCCCACGCCCTGAATGGACCGCCCAGGAACAGGCCACCATCGACTCGGTCGGACGCGGTCTGGGGCTGGCCCTGGAACGGGAGCTGCAGGCCCGGCAGCTTCAGGAACGCACGGCCGGTCTAGACGCTTTCGTGGCGTTCAGCGAGGCGTCCAGCACGACAACAGACATTCTGGCCCTGGCGCGCGAGGCCGTGGAGGTGCTGGAGACCACGCTGCAGGTCAGCGTCGCGTACTACGAGCTCGATGGCGACCTGTGGAAAGCCCGGGTGTGGTCTGGGGCGTTCGCGCCCGAGGTCGTGGCAGTCCTGACGGCCGGCATTGGGATGGACGCGCCTAGTTACGCCGAGGCGGTCCAGACCAGGCAGGCGGTGTTCGTGCCTGGTTGGTCGGCGGACGACGAGGGCGTGGAGAACACCGAGGAGTTCGGAGCAGGCGCATTTTACCCCTGCTTCGCGGGTGAGTCGCCGCGCGCGCTGCTGGCGATGGGGACACAGCGGGCGGGAGACTGGACGCCCCGGGAGGAAGCCGTCTTCAAGGCGGTGGGCCGCAGCTTGACCCTGGCGCTGGAACGCGCGGCGCAGACGCGAGAACTGACCGTGCAACGCGACGCCCTGAGCGTCCGCACCCACGAACTGATCGCGGCGAACGAGGAGCTCGATGCGTTCACGTACTCAGCCTCGCATGACCTGCGCACCCCGATCCGGCACGTGATGGGCTTCGCGGACCTGGCCCGGACCGCGCTCATCAACAATCAGCCGGACAAGATCGCCCGGAACCTGGACATCATTCAGCAGGGGGCCATCCGCATGAACGGGCTGATCGACGGCATGCTGATGCTGTCCCGGGCCGGGCGGCAGGACTTCCACCCACGGATGGTTGCCCTGGGGCCGCTCATCAGGCAAGCGCAGCAAGACGCCCAGCTTGAATTCCCAGAGCAGGACATCGACGTGCAGGTCCAGGCAGGGGTGGCCGTGTGGGGGGATGAGACGCTGCTCCAGCAGGTGATGTCGAATTTGATCAGCAACGCCGTGAAGTACTCCACTGGGCGCGACGTCTCGGAGGTCGCGGTGCGGGTCAATGAGACTGAAACCGAATGGATGATCACGGTGCAGGACAATGGAGTGGGCTTTGATTCCGAATATTCCGGGAAGCTGTTCGGCATTTTCCAGCGCCTGCACACCCAGGATGCCTTTCCTGGCGTCGGGGTGGGTCTGGCGACAGTACGGCGCATCGTGCTCAAGCACGGCGGCCGGGTGTTCGCCGATGGGAAGGTCGGGCAGGGGGCCAGCTTTGGCCTGGCCCTGCCCAAACCTCTCGCGTGA
- a CDS encoding VTT domain-containing protein translates to MRRYGLVLLGVMVVLGGIFLLVETLGVPVLSDPSRWLSGGGTGAAVLGTGLLVADVALPVPSSAVMVAYGALYGVAFGTLLSLVGSVGAALAGWALGRHGGRWLSRLVPAKSQAEAQRWIARWGLLAVTLSRPVPLLAESVAILAGTSALPWWQVGLAAALGSLPAAVLYAVTGAFAVTGSWFWLPGLLLVSTGVMWLIGRTLGRRLGTSTR, encoded by the coding sequence GTGAGGCGTTACGGACTGGTGTTGCTGGGCGTGATGGTGGTGTTGGGGGGGATCTTCCTGCTGGTGGAGACTCTCGGAGTTCCAGTCTTATCTGACCCATCCCGCTGGCTGTCAGGCGGCGGGACCGGCGCCGCGGTGCTCGGGACGGGGCTGCTGGTGGCCGATGTGGCGCTGCCTGTTCCATCGAGCGCGGTGATGGTGGCCTATGGGGCTTTGTACGGCGTGGCCTTTGGGACGCTGTTGTCCCTGGTGGGCAGCGTTGGGGCCGCGCTGGCTGGTTGGGCGCTGGGACGACACGGTGGACGCTGGCTCTCGCGCCTTGTCCCCGCGAAAAGCCAGGCGGAGGCCCAACGCTGGATTGCGCGGTGGGGCCTGCTGGCCGTCACCCTGTCGCGTCCAGTGCCGCTGCTGGCAGAAAGTGTGGCGATTCTGGCGGGGACTTCGGCTTTACCGTGGTGGCAGGTGGGGCTGGCAGCAGCTCTCGGATCCCTGCCCGCAGCGGTGCTATACGCCGTGACGGGGGCGTTCGCGGTGACAGGATCGTGGTTCTGGCTGCCGGGATTGCTGCTGGTGTCAACGGGCGTGATGTGGTTGATCGGCCGGACACTGGGGCGGCGACTTGGCACGTCAACGCGTTGA